One window of Anaerolineales bacterium genomic DNA carries:
- a CDS encoding cysteine hydrolase — protein MQRINQNTALIIIDVQKGFDEPVWGSRNNPQAEDNIAKLLESWRKHGRPIFHIQHMSLSPTSPLHPNHPGNAIKGALQPSAGEPLIQKNVNSAFIGTDLEQQLRKRGCKSLVIVGFTTPHCVSTTTRMAGNLGFETYLVSDATAAFELTGHDGRKYSAQEIHDVTIATLNSEFATVVKTNELL, from the coding sequence CCTGATCATTATCGACGTTCAAAAAGGGTTCGACGAACCTGTTTGGGGTAGTAGGAACAATCCGCAAGCCGAGGATAACATCGCCAAGTTGTTGGAATCATGGCGTAAGCATGGACGCCCGATCTTCCACATTCAGCACATGTCCCTCTCGCCAACTTCACCGCTACATCCCAACCACCCTGGCAACGCCATCAAAGGCGCACTGCAACCAAGCGCGGGTGAACCGTTGATCCAGAAAAACGTCAACAGCGCCTTCATCGGCACAGATTTGGAACAGCAACTTCGCAAACGCGGATGTAAATCGTTGGTCATCGTAGGTTTCACCACCCCGCACTGCGTATCTACCACGACGCGCATGGCAGGCAACCTTGGCTTTGAAACCTACCTTGTCTCAGATGCTACTGCCGCCTTTGAACTCACTGGTCACGACGGGCGGAAATACTCCGCGCAGGAAATTCATGATGTGACGATAGCGACCCTGAACAGCGAATTTGCCACAGTTGTGAAAACGAATGAATTACTATAA
- a CDS encoding PAS domain-containing protein produces the protein MSVKMQPSTIESEITPRSFLTDEEKLQLIAKVSADAIYDWDIVVGETRWNHGLQTLFGYADKDVMTHTWWEDHVHPDDRAGAIASVAEAIQNRAKYWSMEYRYLRADGSYAHVIDRGYFIYDKNGKALRMIGAMVDVTARVNLAESQMQAAIEERQRLARDLHDTVAQTLYSLTLLSEAVRRLANSGDLDQVQAYAGRLGETAQQSLREMRLLVYEMRSQALEQDGLVKTLQNRLDAVEKRSGIQVDFQADVKTKLPVLVEEGLFYIASEALNNSLKHAMAGSLTINLKSDEAGVELEIRDNGRGFDVKALGNEGGFGLSNMRERTEKLGGMIQVESSDGAGTKISVKIPFE, from the coding sequence ATGTCAGTCAAAATGCAACCGTCCACGATCGAGTCTGAAATTACGCCCAGGTCTTTCCTCACCGACGAAGAAAAACTTCAGCTCATCGCGAAAGTCTCTGCCGATGCCATCTACGATTGGGATATCGTAGTTGGTGAAACGCGCTGGAACCACGGGTTGCAGACTTTGTTCGGTTACGCGGATAAAGATGTGATGACGCACACCTGGTGGGAAGATCACGTCCACCCTGATGATCGCGCAGGTGCGATTGCAAGCGTGGCAGAGGCGATCCAGAATCGAGCTAAATACTGGTCCATGGAATATCGTTACCTGCGAGCCGATGGCAGTTATGCCCATGTCATCGACCGCGGGTATTTTATTTATGATAAGAACGGCAAGGCGCTGCGCATGATCGGCGCGATGGTGGATGTGACCGCCCGCGTCAATCTGGCGGAGTCGCAGATGCAGGCGGCGATCGAGGAACGTCAACGCCTCGCTCGTGATTTGCACGATACTGTCGCCCAGACCTTGTACAGTCTGACGCTTCTTTCGGAGGCTGTGCGCCGTCTTGCGAACAGCGGAGACCTGGATCAGGTTCAGGCGTATGCCGGACGTTTGGGAGAAACCGCCCAGCAATCGTTAAGAGAGATGCGTCTGCTCGTCTATGAGATGCGTTCACAGGCGTTGGAACAGGATGGGCTGGTGAAGACGCTCCAGAACCGTCTCGATGCCGTTGAAAAACGTTCGGGGATCCAAGTCGATTTTCAGGCGGATGTCAAAACGAAATTACCGGTATTGGTGGAAGAGGGTCTGTTTTACATTGCCAGTGAAGCGTTGAATAATTCACTTAAACATGCCATGGCAGGTTCGTTGACCATTAATCTGAAGTCCGATGAAGCTGGGGTGGAATTGGAGATCCGCGATAACGGTCGCGGTTTCGATGTGAAAGCGCTGGGCAATGAAGGCGGGTTCGGGCTTTCCAACATGCGCGAACGGACAGAAAAACTTGGCGGGATGATTCAAGTTGAATCATCGGATGGAGCAGGGACAAAGATTTCGGTGAAGATTCCTTTTGAGTAG
- a CDS encoding response regulator transcription factor, protein MSETIRILIADDHAIVREGLRTLIATEPGLELVAEASDGLEAVSKVSALKPDVILLDMMMPRLDGIGAITEIKKQFPEAKILVLTSFVDDEKVFAALKAGALGYLLKDSSPQELLNAVRNTYNGESSLHPSIASKLIRELKQPPADKPKTESPLTEREVEILQFVAQGLTNDEIAEKLVVSERTVRTHVSNILAKLQLANRTQAALYALKEGLASL, encoded by the coding sequence ATGAGTGAAACGATTCGAATTCTGATCGCAGACGACCATGCCATTGTGCGCGAAGGACTCCGCACATTGATCGCCACCGAGCCGGGGCTTGAATTGGTGGCTGAAGCCAGTGACGGATTGGAAGCCGTATCCAAGGTCAGCGCCTTGAAGCCTGATGTTATTTTGCTGGATATGATGATGCCGCGTTTGGACGGCATTGGCGCGATCACCGAGATCAAAAAACAATTTCCAGAAGCAAAGATCTTGGTGTTGACCTCTTTCGTGGACGATGAAAAGGTCTTTGCCGCGCTCAAGGCGGGCGCATTGGGTTACCTGCTCAAGGATTCATCGCCGCAGGAATTATTGAATGCGGTTCGCAATACGTATAACGGTGAATCGTCACTGCACCCCAGCATCGCCAGCAAGTTGATTCGCGAGTTGAAGCAGCCTCCAGCCGATAAACCCAAAACGGAAAGCCCCCTCACGGAGCGTGAAGTGGAAATTCTGCAATTTGTTGCTCAGGGACTTACCAATGATGAGATCGCGGAAAAATTGGTCGTGAGCGAAAGGACTGTCCGCACACATGTAAGCAATATCCTCGCAAAACTGCAGTTGGCGAACCGTACCCAAGCCGCTCTGTATGCGTTGAAAGAAGGACTGGCTTCGTTGTAA
- a CDS encoding DUF2179 domain-containing protein, producing MTFTIPFFKFNPKEKTAFPRLIGAVAVILLALLNIGSLSDMLNGLFMQIPWKSLGGAFLVFGLRLLDVPIGTLKTVLMVRGLRTWATLLGLIEVTVWLTAMGKVMGQLDNPWNIAGYALGYTAGTWLGMWVESRLAFGLVEVHTISMHKSTELTESMRAAGYGVTQFQGFGESGPVCIVGTIVERKHLDTLLKRIHEIDPASFITVDDTRRVIGGYRPAK from the coding sequence ATGACGTTCACAATTCCCTTTTTCAAATTCAATCCCAAAGAAAAAACTGCGTTTCCCAGACTCATTGGCGCTGTTGCTGTGATCCTCCTCGCTCTTTTAAACATTGGAAGCCTATCGGACATGCTCAATGGATTATTCATGCAGATTCCCTGGAAATCATTGGGCGGCGCATTCCTTGTCTTTGGTCTGCGCCTCCTGGACGTTCCCATTGGAACCTTGAAAACCGTTCTCATGGTACGCGGTCTGCGGACGTGGGCAACTCTGCTCGGTCTTATCGAAGTTACGGTTTGGCTTACTGCCATGGGAAAGGTGATGGGGCAGCTCGATAACCCATGGAACATCGCTGGGTACGCGCTGGGATACACAGCAGGCACCTGGCTTGGAATGTGGGTCGAGAGCCGACTGGCATTCGGCTTGGTGGAAGTGCATACGATTTCCATGCACAAAAGCACGGAACTGACAGAGTCCATGCGCGCGGCGGGTTACGGCGTGACTCAGTTTCAGGGTTTTGGGGAATCCGGTCCCGTGTGCATCGTCGGCACGATTGTCGAACGCAAACATCTGGATACCCTGTTGAAACGTATTCATGAGATCGACCCCGCCTCCTTTATCACAGTGGACGATACCCGCAGAGTGATCGGCGGGTATCGTCCCGCGAAATAA
- a CDS encoding DUF3887 domain-containing protein, with protein sequence MKTKFTTLFVLLIVAVLVTACGGAPANAGEVTSALTEAEATAIAENALNAFNTGDYAAWSRDWDDDLKGAINEEAFLQYREQALGQVGQFQSILSAEMAPSTRADSVRWVFTCQFENAKIRFIMAFPKDGKLANTVMTEPAE encoded by the coding sequence ATGAAAACAAAATTCACCACCCTGTTCGTCCTCTTGATCGTTGCCGTGCTCGTTACGGCGTGCGGCGGCGCGCCTGCCAATGCTGGCGAAGTCACCTCCGCACTCACCGAAGCCGAAGCCACCGCCATCGCGGAGAATGCCCTTAACGCTTTCAACACCGGAGACTATGCTGCCTGGAGCCGCGATTGGGACGATGACCTGAAAGGCGCCATCAACGAAGAAGCCTTCCTGCAATATCGTGAACAAGCGCTCGGTCAGGTCGGGCAGTTCCAGTCCATCCTTTCGGCTGAAATGGCTCCAAGCACCCGCGCTGACTCCGTCCGTTGGGTCTTCACCTGCCAGTTCGAAAATGCCAAAATTCGCTTCATCATGGCATTCCCGAAAGATGGCAAGCTAGCCAACACCGTGATGACGGAACCCGCCGAGTAA
- a CDS encoding NAD(P)-binding domain-containing protein, which produces MTSIDVLVIGAGQAGLAMGYHLKQTPLRFLLVDGGVRVGDSWRRRYDSLTLFTPRAMSALPGLSLQGDPQGYASRDEFADYLETYARHFGFPLEMNMGIKRLERLNGHFRATSVNGQEFEAQVVILANGGFQTPIVPPASKDLSSHVQQFSAESYKNPSQILAGTVVVVGDGATGRDIASELAASHTVFLATGKPRRLVPERILGISTWWWLEKLGILTAPSESFVGKKLRKADAFPNRERSLDDLRRKGIQIPPKLTHAEGNTVTFANGASVSVNSVVWAVGYKDDSDWVNIPEVKDVHGNFVHEHGVSPVRNLFFIGRPWQTSRASAIIHGVGSDAEGIANEITRSMR; this is translated from the coding sequence ATGACATCAATTGACGTTCTCGTGATCGGCGCCGGGCAGGCGGGACTGGCGATGGGTTATCACTTGAAGCAGACCCCTCTCCGCTTCCTGCTTGTGGACGGCGGGGTGCGCGTTGGAGACAGTTGGCGCCGCCGATACGACTCGCTCACGCTCTTCACACCGCGCGCGATGAGCGCCCTGCCAGGGCTGTCTTTGCAGGGCGACCCGCAGGGCTATGCCAGCCGAGATGAATTCGCCGATTATCTTGAAACCTATGCCAGGCATTTCGGATTTCCACTCGAGATGAACATGGGAATCAAAAGGCTCGAACGTTTGAACGGCCATTTCCGCGCGACCAGTGTCAACGGTCAGGAATTTGAGGCGCAGGTTGTTATCCTTGCCAATGGCGGATTTCAAACGCCTATCGTCCCGCCAGCCTCGAAGGATTTGTCGAGTCATGTTCAGCAATTTTCCGCGGAGAGTTACAAGAACCCTTCGCAGATCCTTGCAGGGACTGTGGTGGTTGTGGGGGATGGCGCAACGGGGCGCGATATCGCCAGTGAATTGGCGGCGTCGCATACGGTCTTTCTTGCCACAGGCAAGCCGCGCCGTCTCGTCCCTGAAAGGATTTTGGGAATCAGCACCTGGTGGTGGCTGGAAAAACTGGGCATTCTCACAGCGCCTTCTGAAAGTTTCGTCGGCAAAAAATTACGCAAAGCAGATGCCTTCCCCAACCGCGAAAGAAGCCTCGACGACCTGCGCCGCAAAGGGATTCAGATCCCGCCTAAGTTGACCCACGCAGAAGGGAACACTGTGACATTTGCTAACGGCGCCAGCGTTTCGGTCAATTCGGTGGTGTGGGCGGTCGGTTACAAGGACGATTCGGATTGGGTGAACATCCCCGAAGTGAAAGACGTGCATGGAAACTTTGTGCATGAACACGGCGTTTCGCCTGTTAGGAATTTGTTTTTCATCGGTCGTCCATGGCAGACCTCGCGCGCTTCGGCGATCATCCACGGCGTGGGCAGTGATGCGGAAGGGATCGCGAATGAGATCACACGGTCAATGCGGTGA
- a CDS encoding alpha/beta hydrolase translates to MNPMPLFWTLSLLAAALTFLFALGFLSKRRLNKKYPPIGQMIDIGGYRLHMHVEGEGTPTVVFDSGAGGIGLAWELVRPAIAKVARVVVYDRAGLGWSDPSPKPRRADVMAEELRTLLTNANIEGPFILVGHSLGGVVARQFAAKYPNEVAGLVLVDSAHEQQMKHFPEALVKMVNSMKGMMGVMKLMSKLGIFALKPDLVQIGDNGKLSKELVANMQGVMASSNSHAEAMIAETETVYAAETQPVSTLGDLPLTVIRHGQLDENAVPPSLGQQVRDDYESAWKKLQAQILSLSKRDRLIVAERSGHNIMFDQPEIVIESILEMMGKIQIEESLPIRKEEMSHVQVG, encoded by the coding sequence ATGAACCCTATGCCTCTTTTCTGGACTTTGAGCCTGCTGGCTGCCGCCCTGACGTTTCTCTTCGCTCTGGGCTTTCTCTCCAAACGCCGCCTCAATAAAAAATATCCGCCCATAGGGCAGATGATCGACATCGGCGGTTATCGTTTGCACATGCATGTCGAAGGCGAAGGGACGCCCACCGTCGTCTTCGACTCTGGAGCTGGCGGGATTGGTCTCGCTTGGGAACTTGTCCGCCCTGCGATTGCAAAGGTCGCCCGAGTTGTGGTCTATGACCGTGCAGGACTCGGTTGGAGCGACCCCAGCCCCAAGCCGCGCCGCGCCGATGTGATGGCGGAGGAATTACGCACACTCTTGACCAATGCGAATATCGAAGGTCCCTTCATTTTGGTGGGGCATTCCCTGGGCGGAGTTGTCGCCCGACAATTCGCGGCTAAATATCCTAACGAAGTTGCCGGGCTTGTGCTGGTGGATTCCGCGCACGAACAGCAGATGAAGCACTTCCCTGAAGCCCTGGTGAAGATGGTCAATTCGATGAAAGGCATGATGGGCGTGATGAAGTTGATGAGCAAACTTGGTATATTTGCGCTCAAACCTGACCTTGTTCAGATCGGCGATAACGGAAAACTCTCAAAGGAACTTGTCGCAAACATGCAGGGTGTGATGGCATCCAGCAACAGCCATGCCGAAGCCATGATCGCCGAAACTGAAACTGTCTACGCAGCAGAGACCCAGCCCGTCTCAACTCTTGGAGATTTGCCGCTTACCGTCATCCGTCACGGGCAACTCGACGAGAACGCTGTGCCACCATCTCTCGGTCAGCAGGTGCGTGATGACTACGAATCTGCATGGAAAAAACTTCAGGCGCAGATTCTGTCCCTGTCGAAGCGGGATAGGCTGATCGTCGCCGAAAGAAGCGGGCATAACATCATGTTCGACCAGCCGGAGATCGTCATCGAATCCATTTTGGAAATGATGGGTAAAATTCAAATAGAGGAATCTTTACCCATCAGAAAAGAGGAGATGAGCCATGTTCAAGTTGGTTGA
- a CDS encoding isochorismatase: protein MFKLVEPYQKRPIRFLELWEKDGWRLKVYSLAYQMPLARTYVVETSKAVLWKHLQEVAKDKPHYNVGFIGINDGRGAIFSFVDFWADENELHHHVFVSPKEEVEKLEYRTPTGLTACVWDAALLAFERQAWVDTMLNNPNEPSLEQYLLTQMNQDV from the coding sequence ATGTTCAAGTTGGTTGAGCCGTATCAAAAACGCCCAATCCGTTTTTTGGAATTGTGGGAAAAAGATGGCTGGCGGCTGAAAGTGTACAGCCTTGCCTATCAAATGCCGTTGGCGCGGACATATGTGGTCGAAACATCGAAAGCCGTTCTGTGGAAACACTTGCAGGAGGTCGCCAAAGATAAACCGCATTACAACGTGGGCTTTATCGGCATCAACGATGGACGCGGCGCGATCTTTTCTTTCGTCGATTTTTGGGCGGATGAGAACGAACTTCATCATCACGTCTTCGTTTCGCCAAAAGAGGAGGTGGAAAAGCTCGAATACAGAACCCCAACGGGTCTCACCGCCTGCGTGTGGGATGCGGCGCTGCTTGCCTTTGAACGTCAGGCGTGGGTGGATACGATGTTGAATAATCCAAACGAACCCAGCCTGGAGCAATATCTCTTAACACAGATGAATCAGGATGTTTGA